A single window of Plasmodium malariae genome assembly, contig: PmUG01_00_8, whole genome shotgun sequence DNA harbors:
- the PmUG01_00020200 gene encoding fam-m protein, with amino-acid sequence MELRINKILFNIISAFSFLSGIFFFKNDGITFKDFLYGNCIMSKSLYTRNYRLLTKYNQDKDSNNIYLNERFPINGANENKDIYNNILWYIDKNKKCNKNMLNKAQYYTEVVDYNNGIFDGKHFHFEKRLIKKKDYDHFLEKQRRIQNIALKKIKLRNYRFVGIILLLFFLLGIGLPILQGFKLLQSAGDSIKAFSWVKSFWDIVESWLDNAKYHFFIISYGTIIFILFVILLITLPNILRNNEKYNKLKLMME; translated from the exons atggaactaagaattaataaaatattatttaatataatatctgCTTTTAGCTTTCTATCGggaattttcttttttaaaaatgatggg ATTACGTTTaaagattttttatatgGAAATTGCATTATGAGTAAAAGTTTATATACAAGAAATTATCGATTactaacaaaatataatcagGATAAAgattcaaataatatatatttaaacgaAAGATTTCCAATTAATGGtgcaaatgaaaataaagatatttataataatatattgtgGTATATagacaaaaacaaaaaatgcaataaaaatatgttaaataagGCTCAGTACTATACAGAAGTTGTGGATTACAATAATGGAATAtttgatggaaaacatttccattttgaaaaaagattaatcaaaaaaaaggattatgATCATTTTCTTGAAAAGCAGAGAAGAATTCAAAATATAGctttaaaaaagattaagCTTAGAAATTACCGATTTGTaggtattatattattactttttttcttgttgGGTATAGGATTACCAATATTACAAGGATTTAAATTGCTACAAAGTGCAGGAGATAGTATTAAAGCATTTTCATGGGTAAAATCCTTTTGGGATATTGTTGAATCATGGTTAGATAATgcaaaatatcatttttttataatatcatatggaacaattattttcatattatttgtaatacTTTTAATAACGCTTCccaatattttaagaaataatgaaaaatataataaattgaagTTGATGATGGAGTAA